The Shewanella sp. KX20019 genome window below encodes:
- a CDS encoding AbrB/MazE/SpoVT family DNA-binding domain-containing protein, with the protein MTELKVKNVGKGLGLELPQEIVEQLHLGAGDNISLEKMAHGCYRLTSKNDELAEQIALIEGYMHEEDA; encoded by the coding sequence ATGACAGAACTCAAGGTTAAAAATGTGGGTAAAGGGTTAGGGCTGGAGTTACCACAAGAGATCGTCGAACAACTGCATTTAGGCGCTGGCGATAATATCAGCTTAGAGAAAATGGCCCATGGCTGTTACCGACTCACCTCAAAAAATGATGAACTGGCGGAGCAGATAGCGTTAATAGAGGGTTATATGCATGAAGAGGATGCTTAG
- a CDS encoding winged helix-turn-helix domain-containing protein yields the protein MRLKIFEFDIANSQLFNSETQSSVHLTRTECQVLELLATHPNQVMSKGQLACAGSQTAVMSESAVAKAVFTLRKHFGEAHAELIETFPRKGYRLNIAAPNASWSQHSKARKKYLLLTVTALFISCIAVVTAMHEYILFKHIDAPIKTSRNIVLDNGQKLILTWLESPRIRLRQEVSVEAKVVFALNRCPHLTWDRVYLAFSNDMQVLNVSMLGKTAKGGTLMRNIKTIDFSLSPEFISEDWLKEVSLCD from the coding sequence ATGCGGTTAAAAATCTTTGAATTTGATATTGCCAATAGTCAGTTATTCAATAGTGAAACTCAAAGTTCGGTACACCTAACACGCACCGAATGTCAGGTGCTTGAACTGTTAGCTACTCACCCAAATCAGGTGATGAGTAAAGGTCAGCTTGCTTGTGCGGGATCGCAAACTGCAGTGATGAGTGAATCTGCTGTAGCAAAAGCCGTATTCACCTTACGGAAGCATTTTGGCGAAGCACATGCTGAATTAATTGAGACCTTTCCCCGAAAAGGTTATCGGTTAAATATAGCTGCGCCTAATGCAAGTTGGTCGCAGCACTCTAAAGCACGTAAAAAGTACCTTTTATTAACCGTGACGGCACTTTTTATTAGTTGTATTGCCGTGGTGACGGCTATGCATGAGTATATTTTGTTTAAACATATTGATGCGCCGATTAAAACCAGCCGTAACATAGTGTTGGATAATGGACAAAAACTGATACTCACTTGGTTAGAGTCGCCGAGAATTAGATTACGGCAAGAGGTGTCCGTCGAAGCCAAGGTTGTATTTGCACTAAATCGTTGCCCTCATTTGACATGGGATAGGGTGTACCTCGCATTTTCAAATGATATGCAGGTGCTTAATGTATCTATGCTTGGCAAAACAGCGAAAGGCGGCACATTGATGAGAAACATTAAAACTATCGACTTTAGCTTAAGCCCTGAATTTATTTCAGAAGACTGGCTCAAGGAGGTATCACTCTGTGATTAA
- a CDS encoding cytochrome c3 family protein: MKTLNRRQAINRIIGISSVAAGTALVANPVIAAVTNSDGEWRLAVGEKLAYAKLDPMTVAKRAYETGNGCMFQVFDSIIQSLALSDSPDAEKFALLPTGLAVYGWAGMLGEGTVCGNINATGMLANLLSINGEQANALLSPTMRYYESQALPLQTAEFIEGIGADMTETLDQVGTPTSANTILCHSSISLWARENGKSFSQKGMRCKQLSASVVYELVIMLNKAFDGETVIDHPISDTVAGCQSCHTSESTFQPSVKTNMECDTCHTGHFQG, encoded by the coding sequence ATGAAAACACTAAATAGAAGACAAGCAATCAACCGTATTATTGGCATTTCGTCAGTTGCAGCAGGTACAGCTTTAGTGGCAAACCCAGTTATAGCAGCAGTAACAAACAGTGATGGAGAGTGGAGACTAGCAGTAGGTGAAAAATTAGCTTACGCCAAACTAGACCCTATGACGGTTGCTAAACGCGCCTATGAAACGGGTAACGGCTGTATGTTCCAAGTGTTTGACAGCATCATTCAAAGTTTAGCTCTGTCAGATTCACCAGACGCTGAAAAATTTGCACTATTGCCTACAGGTCTTGCGGTATATGGCTGGGCGGGCATGCTTGGTGAAGGAACTGTTTGCGGTAATATTAACGCCACCGGTATGTTAGCTAATTTATTGAGTATTAACGGTGAACAAGCCAACGCACTTCTTAGTCCAACAATGCGCTATTACGAAAGCCAAGCGTTACCACTGCAAACTGCTGAGTTTATTGAAGGGATCGGCGCTGATATGACTGAGACATTAGATCAGGTCGGCACACCGACTTCAGCAAACACTATCTTATGTCACTCCTCTATCAGCCTATGGGCAAGAGAAAATGGCAAATCCTTCAGCCAAAAAGGCATGCGCTGTAAGCAACTATCCGCTTCTGTTGTTTATGAGCTAGTGATCATGTTAAATAAAGCGTTTGATGGCGAAACGGTAATCGATCACCCTATCTCAGATACTGTTGCCGGCTGTCAAAGCTGCCACACTTCAGAGTCCACATTTCAACCAAGTGTGAAAACCAATATGGAGTGTGACACCTGCCACACTGGCCACTTCCAAGGGTAG
- a CDS encoding protein adenylyltransferase SelO — protein sequence MSSTKIDLGVSFDNSYANELKGFYVSCHGDKAPTPVLVKLNQALAEELGISNSSAEQLADVFSGSEAPQGSAPLAQVYAGHQFGGFSPQLGDGRALLLGEVVDKSGQRQDIQLKGSGRTQFSRGGDGKAVLGAILREYILCEAMHALGIATTRALAVVTTGEPIYRTRYLPGAVLTRVAASHLRVGTFQYFAAQGEEDKLKQLAEYAIERHYPELKQTEQPYLGLICAVRDKQAELVAKWMLVGFVHGVMNTDNMTISGETIDYGPCAFMDNYDASALFSSIDQDGRYAYSNQPAMAQWDLARLAETLLPFISEDADDAIAQATEAIKAFWDIFKCHWLEGMRAKLGMTLELDGDYELCQQLLESMQGQAVDFTQLFRQLAVDLVTDSNDVESLFTDSKLFMQWQAQWQARLEKEPLSTAERASLMDAVNPVYIPRNHLVEAAIEAAEERSDYQPFEALISVLANPYTLQTDKEEFSLSAPASFGKFTTYCGT from the coding sequence ATGAGCAGCACCAAGATTGATTTAGGCGTAAGTTTTGACAATAGCTACGCAAATGAACTCAAAGGGTTTTACGTATCATGCCATGGTGATAAAGCGCCAACACCGGTATTAGTAAAGCTCAATCAGGCACTCGCTGAGGAGTTAGGCATAAGCAATAGTAGTGCAGAGCAGCTTGCTGATGTTTTTTCTGGAAGCGAAGCGCCTCAAGGTTCAGCGCCATTAGCCCAAGTTTATGCTGGCCATCAGTTCGGTGGATTCAGTCCGCAACTTGGGGATGGTCGAGCCTTGTTGTTAGGGGAGGTCGTGGATAAGTCTGGTCAGCGGCAAGATATTCAGCTTAAAGGATCTGGCCGTACGCAGTTTTCTCGCGGTGGTGATGGTAAAGCGGTGCTTGGCGCCATATTACGGGAATATATATTGTGTGAAGCGATGCATGCGCTTGGGATTGCGACGACTCGCGCGCTGGCTGTGGTGACGACGGGTGAACCCATCTATAGAACGCGATATTTGCCAGGTGCTGTATTAACTCGAGTGGCAGCAAGTCATCTGCGCGTAGGCACTTTTCAATACTTCGCCGCTCAAGGCGAAGAGGATAAGTTAAAACAGCTGGCCGAGTACGCCATTGAGCGGCATTACCCTGAGCTTAAGCAAACTGAACAACCTTATTTAGGCCTCATTTGTGCCGTGCGAGATAAGCAAGCCGAGCTGGTGGCAAAATGGATGTTAGTAGGCTTTGTGCATGGGGTGATGAATACCGACAACATGACCATTAGTGGTGAGACCATAGATTATGGTCCGTGTGCGTTTATGGATAACTATGACGCCAGTGCACTGTTTAGCTCTATCGATCAGGATGGTCGCTATGCTTATAGCAACCAACCCGCGATGGCGCAATGGGATCTAGCGCGACTTGCCGAAACATTGCTGCCATTTATCAGTGAAGATGCAGACGATGCTATAGCGCAAGCAACGGAGGCAATAAAGGCGTTTTGGGATATCTTTAAGTGCCACTGGCTCGAGGGAATGCGGGCCAAACTGGGCATGACTTTGGAATTAGACGGAGACTATGAACTTTGCCAGCAGTTGCTGGAATCGATGCAAGGGCAAGCGGTGGACTTTACTCAGTTATTTCGTCAATTAGCAGTTGATTTGGTCACTGACAGCAATGATGTTGAATCGCTGTTTACTGACTCTAAATTATTCATGCAATGGCAAGCGCAATGGCAAGCAAGACTGGAAAAGGAACCGCTATCCACTGCAGAGCGCGCAAGTTTGATGGATGCCGTTAACCCGGTTTATATCCCTCGGAATCATCTGGTTGAGGCCGCTATTGAGGCGGCAGAGGAGCGTAGCGATTATCAACCATTTGAGGCGTTAATCTCGGTACTTGCTAACCCTTATACGCTACAGACGGATAAAGAGGAGTTCAGCCTTTCTGCGCCGGCAAGTTTCGGGAAGTTCACCACTTATTGTGGAACATAG
- a CDS encoding NAD(P)/FAD-dependent oxidoreductase, with translation MMSSCPKIVIVGGGAGGLELATQLGRKLGKKNLAQIILVDRNRTHIWKPLLHEVATGSLDSDLDGVVYSAHAAKQGYQFQLGTFCGLNSESKLLSVAAITDDMGKELLPERKIKYDKLVIAIGSVSNDFNTPGVQENCFFLDSHQQANRFHNALLDSFTRVHQSDSINELNIAIVGGGATGVELSAELYHVTDLLKVYGLSRMTADKLNIHLVEAGPRILPALTERIASSARRELSQLGVSVMENTRISEATSAGFMTAEGQLIAANLMLWAAGVKAPDFIRDLALFELNRANQIKVQTNLKSTVNEDIYVIGDCCAFEQADGSFVPPRAQSAHQMAQCAEKNIIREMNAESLVDYVYVDHGSLVNLSRYSTMGSLMGNLTKSSMFVEGKIARFVYISLYRMHQRAIHGSLKTVALWLAEKLMRVVRPRMKLH, from the coding sequence GTGATGTCATCATGTCCAAAAATTGTGATTGTTGGTGGAGGAGCTGGCGGGCTAGAGCTTGCGACTCAGCTCGGCCGTAAGCTAGGAAAAAAAAATTTAGCACAGATCATATTGGTTGATAGAAATCGCACTCACATCTGGAAGCCGCTATTGCATGAAGTTGCTACCGGTTCGCTAGACTCTGATCTTGATGGCGTGGTTTATTCAGCCCATGCAGCAAAGCAGGGTTATCAGTTTCAATTGGGGACTTTTTGCGGGCTTAACAGCGAGAGCAAGTTGCTCTCGGTCGCGGCAATTACCGATGATATGGGAAAAGAGTTACTGCCTGAGCGCAAAATTAAGTACGATAAATTAGTAATCGCTATCGGCAGTGTGAGTAATGACTTTAACACTCCAGGGGTGCAGGAAAACTGCTTTTTTTTGGATTCTCATCAGCAGGCAAATCGCTTTCACAATGCGCTTCTTGATAGCTTTACTCGCGTTCATCAGTCTGATTCTATTAATGAGCTTAATATTGCCATTGTTGGTGGCGGTGCCACTGGAGTGGAGTTATCGGCTGAGCTATATCATGTCACTGACCTATTGAAAGTGTATGGCCTCAGTAGGATGACAGCAGACAAGCTCAACATTCATCTAGTTGAGGCGGGTCCGCGTATCTTACCGGCATTGACTGAGCGTATAGCCTCATCTGCAAGACGTGAACTAAGTCAGTTGGGGGTGTCTGTAATGGAAAATACCCGTATTAGTGAAGCTACATCAGCAGGTTTTATGACTGCCGAAGGGCAGCTTATCGCCGCTAACTTAATGTTATGGGCTGCAGGGGTGAAAGCGCCGGACTTTATTAGAGACTTGGCGCTGTTTGAGCTCAATCGCGCCAATCAAATTAAGGTGCAAACGAACCTTAAAAGTACCGTTAACGAAGATATCTATGTCATCGGTGATTGTTGTGCATTTGAGCAAGCCGATGGTAGCTTTGTACCGCCAAGAGCACAGTCTGCGCATCAAATGGCACAGTGCGCTGAGAAGAATATTATTAGGGAAATGAATGCCGAGTCGCTGGTGGATTACGTTTATGTAGACCACGGCTCCTTAGTCAATTTGTCTCGTTACAGCACCATGGGTAGCCTGATGGGCAATCTGACCAAAAGCAGCATGTTTGTTGAGGGGAAAATTGCGCGTTTTGTCTATATATCCCTGTATCGAATGCATCAAAGAGCGATTCATGGCAGCTTGAAAACAGTTGCGCTGTGGCTAGCTGAAAAACTGATGCGAGTGGTTAGGCCGAGAATGAAGCTACACTAA
- a CDS encoding collagenase has protein sequence MIRKIKKSLPCIISRKSILTTAILASLNVGTVQAAEMCGEKTLDRQGEVSANQDHCITDYGHFLYINVPYENSDVTITTSGGSYAGSDADIVLYNGDDWSGNQELVSNTVGTNDESISFISRAGKRYFKINGNIQETNLRVNITGGDIPPPMGDYIVFNTNLNVTIPAPAISSKSEYGATIATILAASYSDFESIAGASQDPIADVSDALHYLASTDDLDDPDLNQLLYFLASYKYYAAAMTDTEAQNLSIALQAVTQMTDFIGDAGGVIQEGYAGALNNFERGAGAAYFKDLLPHLLAIIQYYSEQTNPFDGNNAGDATMALLKAVGSAAYYGDSATKAAYNNNMLDVLSVMRSFAFLGETSLDMRWSTEADKKWIIPHSFIALGKISSIATDEAKARFDSTIIETRDKLVNDISVETTETIVTKSYLESAGRQCEASDPLFGNCIVPPKEEDILTVRHECTDKLIIRAQSSISQATLEQSCADLSLQEAEFHAFFNTNAIPVQGDLNDVLEVVSFASPEDYEKYAPEFFGISTDNGGMYLEGSPEVVGNQPRFIAMQCPDSWVGNSCQYEDQIYNLRHEFVHYLDGRYIKKGSYGSFDYNVSWSEGMAEYMANGNDHPRTNNTLEGKTIPPLYNLLFMAYGYDELYQWSYYAMRYLSEEHNDEIVKITQALQVGDKDAYTEVLKGVAARTEAGFEAFVLANADVIAPPAATIPDTNVIGECTLTQQYARHVDAAKINFTITNTTDVPVSLFWLDNNKGTANFAKNYKTLELGDSYTSTNWRQGDRLMLSDNAMNCLGVSVMTDDSNNFSIDEELVKDVVPEVLPNQDMLGSCELVRPHLIKDESHEFTITNTTDYPVRLFRIDNLTGKPKYASAATGFDFGYGTLNKGESYSADIWYGDRRFMVTDARLNCLSVGVLNNTTADFTIDESTIANAAEPEVIPEVNTIGSCELKGKHLTGPFEADFSFTNNSNTAVRVHRVDNETGELSESFGFTTLENGETYDSATTWKWFGNRRAAITDVNNQCLGVAVMSQENDINDYLITDELVNRGDTSPVDSDGDGVIDSEDAFPNDATETLDSDGDGVGNNSDAFPFDDTESMDSDGDGVGNNGDAFPNDATETLDSDGDGVGNNGDAFPNDATETLDSDGDGVGNNGDAFPNDASETLDSDGDGVGNNGDAFPNDATETLDTDGDGIGDNSDAFPTDPNNGVITSCGAATINSGKLTLENEECISGGKGSYYVWVDADNTDLYISTQGGDGDANIYFNADTWASSTNAQSKSATSGNSEQLHVVANRGWRYISIDSNTSYSGVSMTVSLTNGSTVDLVDPVEPEVPSTLSNMCDSASPQDYGSISNGVPICVKNGRSSFYINVPTGTQSLTAETGHGSGELELYVGESWPDANNNTGKSTSLGTQERVTVQQPSSGWYYVTVQSTPSSDDVTLKVTLK, from the coding sequence ATGATAAGAAAAATTAAAAAGAGTTTGCCCTGTATCATTTCACGCAAATCAATTCTAACAACCGCTATTCTTGCTTCGTTAAACGTAGGTACTGTGCAAGCAGCTGAAATGTGCGGTGAAAAGACCTTAGACAGACAAGGTGAAGTATCCGCTAATCAAGACCATTGCATCACCGATTACGGTCACTTCCTCTATATTAATGTTCCATACGAAAACAGTGATGTCACAATTACCACTTCAGGTGGCAGTTATGCTGGCAGCGACGCAGATATAGTCTTATATAACGGTGATGATTGGAGTGGAAATCAAGAGCTTGTCAGTAATACTGTCGGTACTAACGATGAGAGTATCTCTTTTATTTCTCGTGCCGGTAAACGTTACTTTAAAATCAATGGCAATATTCAAGAAACCAACTTAAGAGTCAATATTACTGGTGGTGATATACCACCACCTATGGGCGACTACATTGTTTTTAATACTAATCTCAACGTCACTATTCCAGCTCCTGCGATTTCTTCAAAGTCTGAGTACGGAGCTACTATTGCGACCATCCTCGCAGCAAGTTACAGCGATTTTGAATCTATTGCAGGTGCAAGCCAAGATCCCATCGCAGACGTTTCCGATGCATTGCATTACCTTGCAAGCACCGATGATTTAGACGATCCAGATTTAAACCAACTATTATACTTTCTTGCCTCTTATAAATATTACGCTGCAGCGATGACAGATACCGAGGCGCAAAATCTAAGTATTGCACTTCAGGCTGTCACTCAAATGACCGACTTTATCGGCGACGCTGGTGGCGTCATTCAAGAAGGTTACGCTGGTGCACTTAATAATTTTGAGCGTGGTGCTGGCGCCGCGTACTTTAAAGATTTATTGCCACACCTCTTAGCGATTATTCAATACTATTCAGAGCAAACAAATCCATTTGATGGCAACAACGCAGGCGACGCAACCATGGCGTTACTTAAAGCCGTTGGATCAGCAGCCTATTACGGAGATTCCGCGACTAAAGCCGCCTATAACAATAATATGTTGGACGTATTATCGGTGATGCGATCGTTTGCCTTCCTAGGCGAGACATCGCTTGATATGCGTTGGTCGACTGAAGCTGATAAAAAATGGATTATCCCCCATAGCTTTATCGCTCTCGGTAAAATTTCATCTATTGCTACCGACGAAGCTAAAGCTCGCTTTGATAGTACGATTATTGAAACTCGCGACAAATTAGTGAATGACATCTCTGTTGAAACTACTGAAACCATCGTGACAAAGAGTTATTTAGAGTCCGCAGGACGACAGTGTGAGGCAAGCGATCCACTCTTTGGTAACTGTATTGTACCGCCAAAAGAGGAAGATATTTTAACCGTCCGTCATGAGTGTACAGATAAGCTCATCATTCGTGCTCAAAGCAGTATTTCTCAAGCTACACTCGAGCAATCTTGTGCCGATTTATCACTGCAAGAAGCCGAATTCCACGCTTTTTTCAACACCAACGCTATTCCTGTTCAAGGCGATCTTAACGACGTGCTTGAAGTGGTCTCTTTTGCCTCGCCTGAAGATTACGAAAAGTACGCTCCAGAATTCTTTGGTATTAGCACTGATAATGGTGGTATGTATCTCGAAGGTTCTCCTGAAGTCGTCGGAAATCAACCACGCTTTATTGCAATGCAGTGTCCTGACTCATGGGTGGGCAACTCTTGCCAATATGAAGACCAAATTTACAACTTAAGACACGAATTCGTCCACTATTTAGATGGTCGCTATATCAAAAAAGGGTCATACGGTTCATTCGATTACAATGTCTCTTGGTCAGAGGGAATGGCCGAGTACATGGCCAACGGTAACGATCATCCAAGAACCAATAACACACTGGAAGGTAAAACTATTCCGCCATTATACAACCTGTTATTTATGGCTTATGGGTATGATGAACTCTATCAGTGGAGCTATTATGCGATGCGTTACCTGTCTGAAGAGCATAACGACGAAATAGTAAAGATAACTCAAGCACTGCAAGTGGGCGATAAAGATGCCTACACCGAAGTACTAAAAGGGGTTGCCGCGCGAACAGAAGCTGGGTTTGAAGCTTTTGTATTGGCTAATGCCGATGTAATAGCCCCACCAGCGGCAACGATTCCTGATACCAATGTCATTGGTGAATGTACGTTAACCCAGCAATACGCTCGCCATGTTGACGCTGCAAAGATTAACTTCACCATTACCAATACTACCGATGTTCCAGTGTCACTATTTTGGCTAGACAATAACAAGGGAACAGCCAATTTCGCTAAGAACTACAAAACACTAGAGCTTGGTGATAGTTATACATCGACCAACTGGCGTCAGGGCGATCGATTGATGTTAAGCGATAATGCCATGAACTGTCTCGGTGTTAGCGTGATGACCGACGACAGCAATAACTTCTCTATCGATGAAGAGCTTGTCAAAGATGTAGTACCTGAAGTATTACCAAATCAAGACATGCTAGGTAGCTGTGAACTTGTAAGGCCTCACCTAATAAAAGATGAATCCCATGAATTTACCATTACCAATACTACAGACTATCCAGTGCGTTTGTTCCGTATTGATAATCTAACGGGCAAGCCTAAATATGCGAGCGCTGCCACCGGTTTCGATTTTGGCTACGGTACCTTGAATAAAGGCGAAAGCTATAGCGCTGATATCTGGTACGGCGACCGTCGTTTTATGGTTACCGATGCGCGTCTCAACTGCTTAAGTGTTGGTGTGCTAAATAATACAACGGCTGACTTTACCATTGATGAATCAACCATTGCCAATGCAGCAGAACCTGAGGTTATTCCAGAAGTTAATACAATCGGAAGCTGCGAGCTTAAAGGTAAACATCTAACTGGCCCGTTTGAAGCTGACTTTTCATTTACCAACAACAGTAACACTGCAGTACGTGTTCACCGTGTCGACAATGAAACAGGAGAGCTCAGTGAAAGCTTTGGCTTTACCACTCTTGAGAATGGTGAGACCTATGATAGTGCAACTACCTGGAAGTGGTTTGGTAATCGCCGTGCAGCAATTACCGACGTTAACAACCAGTGTTTAGGGGTCGCGGTGATGTCACAAGAAAATGATATCAACGATTATTTAATCACCGACGAGTTAGTTAATCGTGGCGACACTTCACCTGTTGACTCAGACGGCGATGGCGTTATCGATAGCGAAGATGCATTCCCTAATGATGCTACTGAAACACTTGATAGCGATGGAGATGGTGTAGGTAACAATAGTGATGCTTTCCCATTTGATGATACCGAATCAATGGATAGTGACGGTGATGGCGTAGGTAACAATGGCGATGCATTCCCTAATGATGCCACTGAAACACTTGATAGCGATGGTGACGGCGTAGGTAACAATGGCGATGCATTCCCTAATGATGCTACTGAAACACTTGATAGCGATGGTGACGGCGTAGGTAACAATGGCGATGCATTCCCTAATGATGCTTCAGAAACGCTCGATAGCGATGGTGACGGCGTAGGTAACAATGGCGATGCATTCCCTAATGATGCTACAGAAACGCTCGATACTGACGGCGACGGTATTGGCGATAATAGCGATGCTTTCCCAACTGACCCTAATAACGGCGTGATCACAAGTTGTGGCGCCGCGACCATCAACTCCGGCAAGTTAACCTTAGAAAATGAAGAGTGTATTAGCGGCGGTAAAGGCAGCTATTACGTGTGGGTTGACGCAGATAACACCGACCTATACATCTCGACTCAAGGTGGAGATGGAGATGCGAATATCTATTTCAACGCCGATACTTGGGCGTCTTCGACCAATGCACAGTCTAAGTCTGCAACAAGTGGCAATAGCGAGCAGTTGCATGTTGTTGCAAATCGTGGCTGGCGCTACATCAGCATCGATTCGAATACTAGCTACAGCGGCGTATCGATGACAGTGAGTTTAACCAACGGTTCAACCGTTGATCTTGTTGACCCCGTTGAACCAGAAGTGCCATCAACACTGAGCAACATGTGTGATAGCGCATCGCCTCAAGATTATGGCAGCATTAGCAATGGAGTACCTATCTGTGTAAAGAATGGTCGTTCATCTTTCTACATCAATGTGCCTACAGGTACCCAGAGCTTAACAGCTGAAACCGGTCACGGCAGCGGTGAATTAGAGTTGTATGTCGGTGAAAGTTGGCCTGATGCGAATAACAATACAGGAAAATCGACAAGCCTTGGTACTCAGGAGAGAGTGACCGTACAGCAGCCTAGTTCAGGTTGGTACTATGTTACAGTTCAAAGTACACCAAGCAGTGATGACGTCACCTTAAAAGTGACACTGAAGTAA
- a CDS encoding AraC family transcriptional regulator, which translates to MLNSHTFPVFDSDAFPQKVVALTMSGGERDAETPLHQHHKCQLVMALSGYIKCKIADAIWMVPPNCAVWIPSQQLHCNLISSNAKVCMLFIDPDVQGMPEKSCTLSISPLIRELTVHLTSLDQNYQPNTTTANLVEVLIDQLKQMPSQHYDFPTPAEPRLKAIAAKLMQTPEDRRSIAAWARAYAMSERTLTRLVKQEVGLTFGRWRGQLHIVLALQKLASGSSVQRIAEELGYESASAFITFFKKTLGKSPKQYIQQHEL; encoded by the coding sequence ATGTTGAACAGTCATACCTTTCCTGTATTTGATTCAGATGCCTTTCCGCAAAAAGTGGTGGCTTTGACAATGAGTGGCGGCGAGCGTGATGCCGAAACTCCGCTGCATCAGCACCATAAATGCCAGTTGGTGATGGCGTTAAGTGGCTACATTAAGTGTAAAATTGCTGATGCGATTTGGATGGTGCCACCGAACTGTGCTGTCTGGATCCCGAGTCAACAATTACACTGCAATTTGATCTCCAGTAACGCCAAAGTGTGCATGTTGTTTATTGATCCCGACGTGCAAGGTATGCCTGAAAAAAGTTGTACCCTATCAATTTCGCCTTTGATAAGAGAGTTAACGGTACATTTGACCAGCCTAGATCAAAACTATCAGCCTAACACCACTACCGCCAACTTAGTGGAGGTACTCATTGATCAGCTAAAGCAGATGCCAAGCCAGCATTATGACTTTCCAACACCTGCAGAACCACGTCTAAAAGCAATCGCTGCGAAACTGATGCAAACTCCAGAGGATAGACGTTCGATCGCTGCTTGGGCCAGAGCTTACGCTATGAGTGAGCGAACACTGACGCGATTAGTTAAACAAGAGGTGGGGCTTACTTTTGGTCGTTGGCGGGGCCAGTTGCATATTGTTTTAGCCTTGCAAAAGCTAGCGAGTGGCAGCTCGGTGCAACGCATCGCAGAAGAACTCGGTTATGAATCGGCGAGTGCTTTTATCACCTTTTTCAAGAAGACCTTAGGTAAGTCACCGAAGCAGTATATTCAGCAGCATGAGTTGTAG
- a CDS encoding MFS transporter, with translation MLGVLLISVSLRSPITGIGPLLDAIRAELNLSATQAGMLTTLPLLAFAFFSPIAANVGRKRGLEQALMLSLLLITLGLVIRSLGSTLGLFSGTVIIGAGIAIANVLLPSLMKRDFPNKIATMTSIYVLMMGAGSALSASLAIPLAELADTLSIRLMPNWAFSLASLILFPIIAILVWLPQLRNHTAPTKDALKLDSHSYLWRNADAWHITLFLAMNSFLMYIFISWLPTILVELGYSHHQAGVIHGVLQLFTAVPAVLLIPLMAKIDDKRLLSFGLTIMAFMGILGLILAPAHAMVWGMMFGFGAGGGFIVALALISLRTTSAHQAATLSGMAQFLGYLFAATGPIIMGAIHEDTGSWQQPLSICAAVALLWSAFSVFASKSKLITAASAPLAAQITNRQ, from the coding sequence ATGCTGGGAGTTTTATTGATCTCAGTGAGCTTACGTAGCCCTATTACCGGTATAGGTCCTTTACTTGATGCCATCAGAGCTGAGCTCAATCTATCAGCCACTCAAGCAGGCATGTTGACCACACTACCGCTGCTTGCGTTTGCCTTTTTCTCACCAATAGCTGCAAATGTTGGTCGTAAGCGTGGTCTTGAACAAGCACTAATGTTATCGCTGCTATTAATCACCCTTGGCCTTGTTATTCGTTCATTAGGCAGTACATTAGGCCTCTTTAGCGGTACGGTTATTATCGGTGCCGGCATTGCCATTGCCAATGTGTTGTTACCTAGCTTAATGAAGCGTGATTTTCCCAATAAAATTGCCACTATGACCTCAATCTATGTATTGATGATGGGCGCGGGCTCCGCTCTAAGTGCAAGCTTGGCAATCCCACTGGCAGAACTGGCTGATACGCTCTCTATTCGCTTGATGCCCAACTGGGCCTTTTCGTTAGCCAGTTTAATTTTGTTCCCCATCATTGCGATATTGGTATGGCTACCGCAATTGCGTAACCATACAGCCCCGACCAAAGACGCGCTGAAGCTTGATAGCCATAGTTACCTTTGGCGTAATGCTGATGCTTGGCATATCACGCTATTTTTGGCCATGAACTCATTCTTGATGTATATCTTCATCAGCTGGTTGCCCACCATCTTGGTTGAACTGGGATACAGCCATCATCAAGCCGGTGTTATTCATGGAGTATTACAGCTATTTACCGCTGTGCCTGCTGTATTACTTATCCCATTAATGGCTAAAATAGACGACAAACGGCTGTTGAGTTTCGGCTTAACCATCATGGCGTTTATGGGGATCTTAGGTTTGATCTTAGCGCCTGCCCACGCAATGGTTTGGGGAATGATGTTTGGCTTTGGCGCGGGCGGTGGCTTCATTGTGGCGTTAGCACTCATTAGCTTGCGTACAACAAGCGCACATCAGGCTGCAACTTTGTCTGGAATGGCGCAGTTTTTGGGTTATCTTTTTGCGGCAACGGGACCCATTATTATGGGCGCGATACATGAAGATACTGGCAGTTGGCAGCAACCATTGAGCATATGTGCAGCGGTAGCCTTGCTGTGGAGTGCATTCTCTGTTTTCGCCTCTAAGAGTAAGCTGATAACAGCAGCGTCAGCGCCCTTAGCCGCGCAAATAACGAACAGGCAGTAA